The following coding sequences lie in one bacterium genomic window:
- a CDS encoding HU family DNA-binding protein, whose amino-acid sequence MQKSELVEKIADEAGISKAAADRALASLLGNVTKALKGGDRVSLVGFGTFSVSKRAARTGRNPQTGAAIQIKASKVPKFSAGKTLKDVVNG is encoded by the coding sequence ATGCAGAAGTCCGAGCTTGTAGAAAAAATCGCTGACGAAGCTGGCATCTCGAAGGCGGCGGCAGACCGCGCCCTCGCGTCCCTCCTCGGGAATGTTACCAAGGCACTGAAGGGCGGCGATCGTGTTTCGCTTGTGGGATTCGGGACCTTCTCTGTCAGCAAACGCGCCGCACGGACGGGGCGCAATCCCCAGACCGGCGCTGCCATCCAGATCAAGGCATCCAAAGTGCCCAAGTTCTCCGCCGGGAAAACGCTGAAAGACGTGGTGAACGGCTAA